A region of Drosophila mauritiana strain mau12 chromosome 3L, ASM438214v1, whole genome shotgun sequence DNA encodes the following proteins:
- the LOC117142013 gene encoding ral guanine nucleotide dissociation stimulator-like 1 isoform X2 gives MSQNVADSLPTWRLWGEEHEKNAIFTVYLKKVRYHRPTPTASNDSDDEISHLEWETVRVRFVKAATLARLVEALATDDGELESTFINVFLSTYRTFSTPKQVLSLLTQRYDALHEKHLEELEQAQQNGQVMDPAYDPHASIHEQHKKTLVSALHVWLDGFPEDWHEDNLQQILAFATKRLKRSDLHIKVLNRLERLIKQSLYGNGGGSGGSENNGHSWLSAARSQQMQQFMIPTHYGSSYDLTDQFNGMYLSPMGHGPIYRGPTHFLQAFRFPHVPVRHFAEQLTRMDTELFKRLIPHQCLGHTWARRDSGGSETVVATINQFNAVLFRVVSSILIDRLKPQERALNISRWIDIAQELRMLKNFSSLKAIISALNSNSIYRLSKIWEVLPKERMEVFTELANICSEDNNAWTLREVLKREGTAKNPDPGSDQSDRHLQKLILNLGTQTSHGTIPYLGTFLTDLTMIHTANPDYLTENKLINFDKKRKEFEVLAQIKLLQGAANTYNLQADALFDHWFNSMPVFDEREAFELSCRLEPPPPAPRKSVVSTNTSLTNTTASSTASIMGHRKTDSIHSNSSSGAGSQFYCELNSSTSSRHNSLDRDVHHQHASLMSASSSVSNLSLDSSNSGGRQSGKLTHSQSMGNGLKSHGNGTTNGGSPHINAQLVQPSSGTPQSAPDFYIIRVTYETDNIELDGIVLYKSIMLGNNERTPQVIRNAMLKLGLEDDPDRFTLAQVLPDKELVMPKNANVYYAVNTNYNLNFILRPRKEEGVAGS, from the exons CCCACGTGGCGCCTTTGGGGCGAAGAGCACGAGAAGAATGCAATTTTCACCGTTTACCTGAAGAAAGTGCGATACCACCGACCGACGCCCACAGCCAGCAAT GACTCAGATGATGAGATTTCCCATCTGGAGTGGGAGACTGTACGAGTACGTTTCGTAAAGGCGGCTACATTGGCTCGATTGGTGGAGGCGTTAGCCACCGACGACGGGGAGCTGGAGTCCACCTTCATCAACGTGTTCCTATCCACCTATCGCACCTTCTCCACGCCCAAGCAGGTGCTCAGTCTGCTGACGCAGCGGTACGATGCTTTGCATGAGAAGCACCTGGAGGAGTTGGAGCAGGCTCAGCAAAATGGACAGGTCATGGATCCCGCCTACGATCCCCACGCCTCCATTCACGAACAGCACAAGAAAACCCTAGTCTCAGCGCTGCACGTCTGGCTGGATGGATTCCCGGAGGATTGGCACGAGGATAACCTGCAACAG ATCTTGGCATTTGCCACCAAGCGGCTGAAACGATCCGATCTGCACATCAAGGTGTTGAATCGTCTGGAGCGGCTCATCAAACAGTCTCTCTATGGAAATGGAGGAGGAAGCGGTGGCTCGGAGAACAATGGTCATTCCTGGCTATCCGCAGCGCGCTCACAACAAATGCAGCAGTTCATGATTCCCACTCACTATGGCTCTTCGTACGACCTCACGGATCAGTTCAATGGGATGTACCTCTCGCCAATGGGCCACGGTCCCATCTACCGTGGACCTACCCACTTTCTGCAGGCATTCCGTTTTCCGCACGTGCCCGTCCGGCATTTTGCTGAGCAGTTGACCCGTATGGATACGGAACTCTTTAAGCGACTGATTCCCCACCAGTGCCTCGGACACACGTGGGCACGACGTGATAGTGGAGGATCCGAGACTGTGGTGGCCACCATCAACCAGTTTAATGCGGTGCTCTTCCGGGTGGTGTCCAGTATCCTGATCGATCGCCTGAAACCTCAG GAGCGCGCTCTGAACATTTCACGATGGATCGATATTGCCCAGGAGTTGCGCATGCTCAAGAACTTTAGTTCGCTCAAGGCCATCATTTCGGCTCTAAACTCCAATTCCATATACCGCCTCTCCAAGATATGGGAAGTGCTGCCTAAAGAAAGG ATGGAAGTCTTTACGGAGCTGGCGAATATTTGCTCGGAGGATAACAATGCTTGGACTCTGCGAGAAGTGTTGAAACGAGAAGGAACGGCCAAAAATCCAGATCCAGGCAGTGATCAGAGCGATAGGCATCTGCAGAAGCTTATTCTGAATTTGGGAACACAAACATCGCATGGAACGATACCCTATCTGGGTACATTCCTTACCGACCTGACCATGATCCATACGGCCAATCCGGACTACCTCACCGAGAATAAGCTCATAAACTTCGATAAGAAGCGCAAGGAGTTCGAGGTTCTGGCCCAGATCAAGTTACTTCAGGGAGCAGCTAACACATATAATCTCCAGGCTGATGCCCTCTTTGATCATTGGTTCAACTCCATGCCAGTGTTTGATGAGCGAGAGGCCTTTGAGCTGAGTTGTCGACTGGAACCACCACCGCCGGCGCCACGGAAATCGGTGGTCAGCACTAACACCTCTTTAACAAACACGACCGCCTCATCGACGGCTTCTATTATGGGCCACCGCAAGACTGACTCCATACACTCGAATTCGAGCAGCGGAGCGGGATCGCAGTTCTACTGCGAACTAAACAGTAGTACCAGCTCCAGGCATAACTCCTTAGATCGGGATGTCCACCATCAGCACGCTTCCTTGATGTCCGCCTCGAGTAGTGTGTCCAATCTGTCGTTGGATTCCAGTAACTCTGGCGGTCGGCAGTCCGGCAAGCTGACCCACTCTCAGTCCATGGGAAATGGTCTGAAATCTCACGGAAATGGCACTACGAATGGTGGATCGCCCCATATCAATGCTCAGTTGGTGCAACCATCAAGTGGAACCCCTCAGTCTGCTCCCGATTTCTATATCATTCGGGTGACCTACGAAACGGACAACATCGAGCTTGACGGGATTGTGCTGTACAAGAGTATTATGCTGGGAAATAACGAGCGCACGCCGCAGGTTATCCGAAATGCGATGCTTAAATTGGGTCTGGAGGATGATCCGGATAGGTTTACTTTGGCGCAGGTCCTACCCGACAAGGAACTGGTGATGCCGAAGAATGCGAATGTCTACTATGCGGTTAACACGAACTACAACCTCAACTTCATCCTAAGGCCGCGAAAGGAAGAGGGTGTGGCAGGAAGCTAG